The following are encoded together in the Thermomonas brevis genome:
- a CDS encoding DUF4156 domain-containing protein: MPAMRAILPICALLALPACTFVKMAPGAQQVKVLSAAPTGCERRADVAVSVTHKVGFYERSDTQVRDELETLARNEAPGLGANRISPLGPPEDGSQRWTTWRCN, translated from the coding sequence ATGCCCGCGATGCGAGCGATCCTGCCGATCTGCGCCCTGCTGGCGCTGCCCGCCTGCACCTTCGTGAAGATGGCGCCCGGCGCGCAGCAGGTGAAGGTGCTGTCCGCCGCCCCGACGGGCTGCGAGCGGCGCGCCGACGTGGCCGTGTCGGTCACCCACAAGGTCGGCTTCTACGAGCGCAGCGACACCCAGGTGCGCGACGAGCTGGAAACCCTGGCCCGCAACGAGGCCCCGGGCCTGGGCGCCAACCGGATCAGCCCGCTCGGCCCGCCGGAAGACGGCAGCCAGCGCTGGACGACCTGGCGCTGCAACTGA
- a CDS encoding tRNA (cytidine(34)-2'-O)-methyltransferase, whose product MPHVILHRPEIPPNTGNVIRLCANTGARLHLVRPLGFDIDDKQLKRAGLDYHEYARMQVHDDLDAALAVIAADAGAPPRVFALTTRGGVRFDAPDYREHDAFLFGSETAGLPQDVLERIPEAQRLRLPMRPHNRSLNLSNAVAVMVFEAWRQAGFAGGG is encoded by the coding sequence ATGCCGCACGTCATCCTGCATCGCCCGGAAATCCCGCCCAACACCGGCAACGTCATCCGCCTGTGCGCCAACACCGGCGCGCGGCTGCATCTCGTCCGCCCGCTCGGCTTCGACATCGACGACAAGCAGCTCAAGCGCGCCGGTCTCGACTACCACGAATACGCGCGCATGCAGGTCCACGACGACCTCGACGCCGCGCTGGCCGTCATCGCCGCGGACGCGGGCGCGCCGCCGCGCGTGTTCGCGCTGACCACCCGCGGCGGCGTGCGCTTCGATGCGCCGGACTACCGCGAACACGACGCCTTCCTGTTCGGCAGCGAAACCGCCGGCCTGCCGCAGGACGTGCTGGAGCGCATCCCCGAAGCGCAGCGCCTGCGCTTGCCGATGCGCCCGCACAACCGCAGCCTCAACCTCTCCAACGCCGTGGCGGTGATGGTGTTCGAAGCGTGGCGGCAGGCGGGTTTCGCGGGCGGCGGCTAG
- a CDS encoding SDR family oxidoreductase: MPRIALVTGANRGIGLEFVRQLLARGDRVIAACRHPGRATALNALGGEHPGRLHVLPLDVASEKSRAELARELPLVLGEDERIGLLVNNAGVLHSGERFGQLRQETLEDSLRVNAVGPLLLAQALAPFMQDGTCIAEGAGEAINQASIGERLDRLPGALGDAFWPVVANLSSQLGSIAGIHRFGTPGYAISKAAQNMATAQLAQALAARGIVVLALHPGWVQTDMGGGNAPDAPADVVAGMLRVIDKATPEQSGGFFDWRGEALLW; this comes from the coding sequence ATGCCCCGCATCGCCCTGGTCACCGGCGCCAACCGCGGCATCGGCCTGGAGTTCGTCCGCCAGCTGCTGGCGCGCGGCGACCGCGTGATCGCCGCCTGCCGCCACCCCGGCCGGGCCACCGCATTGAATGCGCTGGGCGGCGAACATCCCGGCCGCCTGCACGTATTGCCGCTGGACGTGGCCAGCGAGAAATCGCGCGCGGAGCTGGCGCGCGAACTGCCGCTGGTGCTGGGCGAGGACGAACGCATCGGCCTGCTGGTGAACAACGCCGGCGTGCTGCATTCGGGCGAACGCTTCGGGCAGTTGCGGCAGGAGACGCTGGAAGACAGCCTGCGCGTCAATGCCGTGGGGCCGCTGCTGCTGGCGCAGGCGCTGGCGCCATTCATGCAGGATGGCACGTGCATCGCCGAGGGCGCCGGGGAGGCGATCAACCAAGCGAGTATCGGGGAGCGACTTGATCGCCTCCCCGGCGCCCTCGGCGATGCCTTCTGGCCAGTCGTCGCCAACCTCAGTTCGCAGCTCGGTTCCATCGCCGGCATCCATCGCTTCGGCACGCCCGGCTACGCGATCAGCAAGGCCGCGCAGAACATGGCCACCGCGCAGCTGGCGCAGGCGCTGGCCGCGCGCGGAATCGTGGTGCTGGCGCTGCATCCGGGCTGGGTGCAGACCGACATGGGCGGCGGCAATGCGCCGGACGCGCCGGCCGACGTGGTGGCCGGCATGCTGCGCGTGATCGACAAGGCGACGCCGGAACAGTCCGGCGGCTTCTTCGACTGGCGCGGCGAAGCGTTGCTGTGGTGA
- a CDS encoding M16 family metallopeptidase: MSVFRPAALALALATALSAGAYAPQAQAANAPAVDIPYESFTLPNGLRVVVHTDRKAPIVAVNIWYHVGSKDEPAGRTGFAHLFEHLMFNGSENNPGEFFTPFKAVGATNQNGTTNSDRTNYFENVPTTALDMALWMESDRMGHLLGAIDQKTLDEQRGVVQNEKRQGENQPYGQVWDELGKIMYPAGHPYHHSTIGSMNDLNAASLDDVKTWFKTWYGPNNAVLVLAGDIDVATAKEKVAKYFGDIPATPTMAQPKVDVAAHTADSRSEMTDNVPQSRIYRVWNVAEYGAPDLDRLQLFAHILGGAKSSRLDKRLVHEDKLVDNISAGAYGSQLGSNFVITAAVKQGVDVAKVEAAIDEELEKLLKDGPTADELERTRTAVQAGWIRGVERIGGFGGKADALAECAVFMGDPGCFRESLKTLTDATPASVRASGETWLGAGKGSHTLVVNPGKRVAIAEEPAVTPTPFKTPKVDAQYKTTASAVDRKAGVPMPTSFPDLKFPQQQHATLSNGTKVVLAERHDIPVVQMSYEFRGGYAADPAGKPGVASFTMGLLDEGAGDLGPLAFADRVQSLGANLGASAGLDSNSAYLSALKQNLEPSVTLFADMLRKPRFEQADIDRVKGQWIAGIKQEKANPNALVQRVLPGLVFGTGNPYAAARTGSGTEAAIAGLTRADLQGYHDSALRPQDATLVVVGDTTLAEIVPVLEKHFGDWKAAGKSAASAAIPAAPAQAKPRVFLIDQPGAVQANIFAAQTLPSSGDAKTVQYDMANMIIGGDFTARLNMNLREDKHWSYGARSGAGGAVGQRLWMASAPVQIDKTGEATAEMRREIADYASGKAPAGAEEVDGMKKILTLSLPGAYETASAVMGTISGNVLYGRPDDYVFQRKAEIEAMTPEQVNAAAKALDPNGLTWLVVGDLSKTEAPIRALNLGEVTVLDADGKPVAKK; the protein is encoded by the coding sequence ATGTCCGTGTTCCGCCCCGCCGCGCTGGCGCTTGCCCTCGCCACCGCCCTGTCCGCCGGCGCCTATGCGCCGCAGGCGCAGGCCGCCAATGCCCCGGCCGTCGACATCCCGTACGAGAGCTTCACCCTGCCGAACGGCCTGCGCGTGGTGGTGCACACCGATCGCAAGGCGCCGATCGTGGCGGTGAACATCTGGTACCACGTGGGCAGCAAGGACGAACCGGCCGGGCGCACCGGCTTCGCGCACCTGTTCGAGCATCTGATGTTCAACGGCTCGGAGAACAATCCGGGCGAGTTCTTCACCCCGTTCAAGGCGGTGGGCGCCACCAACCAGAACGGCACCACCAATTCCGACCGCACCAACTACTTCGAGAACGTGCCGACCACCGCGCTGGACATGGCGCTGTGGATGGAATCCGACCGCATGGGCCACCTGCTCGGCGCGATCGACCAGAAGACCCTGGACGAGCAGCGCGGCGTGGTCCAGAACGAGAAGCGCCAGGGCGAGAACCAGCCCTACGGCCAGGTGTGGGACGAGCTGGGCAAGATCATGTATCCGGCCGGCCACCCGTACCACCACAGCACCATCGGCTCGATGAACGACCTCAACGCCGCCTCGCTGGACGACGTGAAGACCTGGTTCAAGACCTGGTACGGCCCGAACAACGCGGTGCTGGTGCTGGCCGGCGACATCGACGTCGCCACCGCCAAGGAGAAGGTGGCGAAGTACTTCGGCGACATCCCGGCCACGCCGACGATGGCGCAGCCGAAGGTGGACGTGGCGGCGCATACCGCCGATTCGCGCTCCGAGATGACCGACAACGTGCCGCAGTCGCGCATCTACCGCGTGTGGAACGTGGCCGAGTACGGCGCGCCCGACCTCGACCGCCTGCAGCTGTTCGCGCACATCCTCGGCGGCGCCAAGTCCTCGCGCCTGGACAAGCGGCTGGTGCACGAGGACAAGCTGGTCGACAACATCAGCGCCGGCGCCTACGGCTCGCAGCTCGGCAGCAACTTCGTGATCACCGCCGCGGTCAAGCAGGGCGTGGACGTGGCGAAGGTGGAAGCGGCCATCGACGAGGAGCTGGAGAAGCTGCTCAAGGACGGCCCGACCGCCGACGAACTGGAGCGCACGCGCACCGCCGTGCAGGCGGGCTGGATCCGCGGCGTCGAGCGCATCGGCGGCTTCGGCGGCAAGGCCGACGCGCTGGCCGAGTGCGCGGTGTTCATGGGCGACCCGGGCTGCTTCCGCGAGAGCCTCAAGACCCTGACCGACGCGACGCCGGCATCGGTGCGCGCCTCCGGCGAGACCTGGCTGGGCGCGGGCAAGGGCAGCCACACGCTGGTGGTGAACCCGGGCAAGCGCGTCGCCATCGCCGAGGAGCCGGCGGTCACCCCGACGCCCTTCAAGACCCCGAAGGTCGATGCGCAGTACAAGACCACCGCGAGCGCGGTGGACCGCAAGGCCGGCGTGCCGATGCCGACCAGCTTCCCCGACCTGAAGTTCCCGCAGCAGCAGCACGCCACCCTGAGCAACGGCACCAAGGTGGTACTGGCCGAGCGCCACGACATCCCGGTCGTGCAGATGAGCTACGAGTTCCGCGGCGGCTACGCGGCCGATCCGGCCGGCAAGCCGGGCGTCGCCAGCTTCACCATGGGCCTGCTGGACGAGGGCGCGGGCGACCTCGGCCCGCTGGCGTTCGCCGACCGCGTGCAGTCGCTGGGCGCCAACCTCGGCGCCAGCGCCGGGCTGGACAGCAACAGCGCCTACCTGTCCGCGCTCAAGCAGAACCTGGAGCCGTCGGTGACCCTGTTCGCCGACATGCTGCGCAAGCCGCGCTTCGAGCAGGCCGACATCGACCGCGTGAAGGGCCAGTGGATCGCCGGCATCAAGCAGGAGAAGGCCAACCCGAACGCGCTGGTGCAGCGCGTGCTGCCGGGCCTGGTGTTCGGCACCGGCAATCCGTACGCCGCCGCGCGCACCGGCAGCGGCACCGAAGCCGCCATCGCCGGCCTGACCCGCGCCGACCTGCAGGGCTACCACGACAGCGCCCTGCGTCCGCAGGACGCCACCCTGGTGGTGGTGGGCGACACCACCCTGGCCGAGATCGTGCCGGTGCTGGAAAAGCACTTCGGCGACTGGAAGGCCGCCGGCAAGTCCGCCGCGTCGGCCGCGATCCCGGCGGCGCCCGCGCAGGCGAAGCCGCGCGTGTTCCTGATCGACCAGCCGGGCGCCGTGCAGGCCAACATCTTCGCCGCGCAGACGCTGCCGTCCAGCGGCGACGCGAAGACCGTCCAGTACGACATGGCCAACATGATCATCGGCGGCGACTTCACCGCACGCCTGAACATGAACCTGCGCGAGGACAAGCACTGGTCGTACGGCGCCCGCAGCGGCGCCGGCGGCGCGGTGGGCCAGCGCCTGTGGATGGCCTCGGCGCCGGTGCAGATCGACAAGACCGGCGAGGCGACGGCGGAAATGCGCCGCGAGATCGCCGACTACGCCAGCGGCAAGGCCCCGGCCGGCGCGGAGGAGGTCGACGGGATGAAGAAGATCCTCACCCTCAGCCTGCCCGGCGCCTACGAGACCGCGTCGGCGGTGATGGGCACCATCTCCGGCAACGTCCTGTACGGCCGCCCGGACGATTACGTGTTCCAGCGCAAGGCCGAGATCGAAGCGATGACCCCGGAGCAGGTCAACGCCGCGGCCAAGGCGCTCGACCCGAACGGCCTGACTTGGCTGGTGGTGGGCGACCTGTCCAAGACCGAAGCCCCGATCCGCGCGCTGAACCTGGGCGAGGTCACCGTCCTCGACGCCGACGGCAAGCCGGTGGCGAAGAAGTAA
- a CDS encoding 3-oxoacyl-ACP synthase III, whose product MLFQHVAIAGLAHIDAPRRLSSDEINARLKPTLDRLGIKIDVLGDIAGVHARRLWDGDVQASDAATLAGVKALADAGVEPERVGLLVNTSVSRDYLEPSTASIVSGNLGLPDTCQNFDVANACLAFINGMDIASRMIERGEIEYALVVDGETANLAYEKTIERLAREDITEADFRNELATLTLGSGAAAMVLARAELAPGAPRYKGGVTRAATEWNKLCRGNLDGMITDTRMLLIEGIKLATKTFEVAKQKLGWVAGELDEFVIHQVSKVHTAAFTKAMGIDPKKVMTIFSEHGNIGPASVPIVLSKLREMGRLKKGSRVALLGIGSGLNCSMAEVEW is encoded by the coding sequence ATGCTGTTCCAACATGTCGCCATCGCCGGCCTGGCCCACATCGACGCGCCGCGCCGCCTGAGCTCGGACGAGATCAACGCCCGCCTGAAGCCCACGCTCGACCGCCTAGGCATCAAGATCGACGTGCTCGGCGACATCGCCGGCGTGCATGCGCGCCGCCTGTGGGACGGCGACGTGCAGGCCTCCGACGCCGCCACCCTGGCCGGCGTCAAGGCGCTGGCCGACGCCGGCGTCGAGCCGGAGCGCGTCGGCCTGCTGGTCAACACCTCCGTCAGCCGCGACTACCTGGAGCCGTCCACCGCCTCCATCGTCAGCGGCAACCTCGGCCTGCCCGACACCTGCCAGAACTTCGACGTCGCCAACGCCTGCCTGGCCTTCATCAACGGCATGGACATCGCCAGCCGGATGATCGAGCGCGGCGAGATCGAATACGCGCTGGTGGTGGACGGCGAAACCGCCAACCTCGCCTACGAGAAGACCATCGAGCGCCTCGCCCGCGAGGACATCACCGAGGCCGACTTCCGCAACGAGCTGGCCACGCTGACGCTCGGCTCCGGCGCCGCCGCCATGGTGCTGGCCCGCGCCGAGCTGGCCCCGGGCGCGCCGCGCTACAAGGGCGGCGTCACCCGCGCCGCCACCGAGTGGAACAAGCTCTGCCGCGGCAACCTCGACGGCATGATCACCGACACCCGCATGCTGCTTATCGAAGGCATCAAGCTGGCGACCAAGACCTTCGAGGTCGCCAAGCAGAAGCTGGGCTGGGTGGCCGGCGAGCTGGACGAATTCGTCATCCACCAGGTCAGCAAGGTCCACACCGCCGCCTTCACCAAGGCAATGGGCATCGACCCGAAGAAGGTCATGACCATCTTCAGCGAGCACGGCAACATCGGCCCCGCCTCGGTGCCGATCGTGCTGAGCAAGCTGCGCGAGATGGGCCGGCTGAAGAAGGGCAGCCGCGTGGCGCTGCTCGGGATCGGGTCGGGGCTGAACTGCTCGATGGCGGAAGTGGAGTGGTGA
- a CDS encoding uracil-DNA glycosylase family protein, which translates to MPEAFDALMARIRACRLCEAHLPLGPRPVLQASKEARLLIVSQAPGRKVHETGIPFNDPSGDRLRDWLGIDKPTFYDANRIAIVPMGFCFPGTGGSGDLPPRPECAPTWHRPLMPHLQQVRLTLAIGSYAQAGLLAGRRGRTLTDTVQAWREHLDRGVLPLPHPSPRNRLWLARNPWFEVELLSELKRRVKEALA; encoded by the coding sequence ATGCCCGAAGCCTTCGACGCCCTGATGGCGCGCATCCGCGCCTGCCGCCTGTGCGAAGCGCACCTGCCGCTGGGGCCGCGCCCGGTGCTGCAGGCATCGAAGGAGGCACGCCTGCTGATCGTCAGCCAGGCACCGGGCCGCAAGGTGCACGAGACCGGCATTCCCTTCAACGATCCCAGCGGCGACCGGCTGCGCGACTGGCTGGGCATCGACAAGCCGACGTTCTACGACGCGAACCGAATCGCCATCGTGCCGATGGGCTTCTGCTTTCCCGGCACCGGCGGCAGCGGCGATCTGCCGCCGCGCCCGGAATGCGCGCCGACCTGGCATCGCCCGCTGATGCCGCACTTGCAACAGGTGCGGCTGACGCTCGCCATCGGCAGCTACGCGCAGGCGGGACTGCTGGCCGGCCGGCGCGGACGCACGCTCACCGACACCGTGCAGGCATGGCGCGAGCATCTGGACCGCGGCGTGCTGCCGCTGCCGCACCCCAGCCCGCGCAACCGGCTGTGGCTGGCGCGCAATCCGTGGTTCGAGGTGGAGCTGTTGTCGGAGTTGAAGCGGCGGGTGAAAGAAGCGCTGGCCTAG